The Halotia branconii CENA392 region CAAAGTTGAGAATGTTGGTTCTATGTACGCTAGCGTACCCATAAGTATTCACAGTTATGACATAGTAAATAAGTCCACTCACGATCGCTGAGAATATCCTCTGTGCATTAAGCAGATCGATATTCATGTTGATTGAGTAACACAATCAGTGGTTGGTGTTTGATTGAATAATTTTGATGCTAAAGGGCGTTTGGGCGAATGATGGACATCAATGAATACAGCATTTTACTCATTGAAGATGACTCAAACGACATTTTGTTTGTGCAACGAGCTTTTCGCCAAGTGAATGCAACCAACCCAATTCGGATTGTCAAAGACGGTGATGCTGCAATTGACTATCTAGCTGGAGAAGGAAAATATGCTGATCGCGATCGCTATCCTTTGCCTGCTTTGATTTTGCTAGATTTAAAGTTACCTCGTCGCTCTGGGATCGAAATTTTGGAATGGATGAGACAGCAACCTGGCATTAAGCGCATTCCAGTAGTTATATTAACTTCCTCCAGAGAGAGTTTAGATATTGATCTGTCTTACGACCTAGGGGTGAATTCTTATTTAGTGAAACCTGTTAGATTTGATGCGCTGGCGAAAATGATTGCAGCTTTGGATAGCTATTGGTTACAGAT contains the following coding sequences:
- a CDS encoding response regulator, which codes for MMDINEYSILLIEDDSNDILFVQRAFRQVNATNPIRIVKDGDAAIDYLAGEGKYADRDRYPLPALILLDLKLPRRSGIEILEWMRQQPGIKRIPVVILTSSRESLDIDLSYDLGVNSYLVKPVRFDALAKMIAALDSYWLQINEYPSVLPAG